A stretch of Pseudomonas sp. 7SR1 DNA encodes these proteins:
- a CDS encoding DMT family transporter yields the protein MNLVDLLRLLSLAAIWGASFLFMRIIAPVIGTIPTAFFRVSIAFVGLLVILALMRIDWNFRGKLKVVMGLGLINSGIPATFYSLAAQVLPAGYSAIFNATTPLMGVLIGGLFFSEQLTVAKVSGVFLGLLGVGILTGAGPVAFDLQLLMGALACLMATTCYGFAGFLTRRWLDHQGGLDSRLSALGSMFGATVFLLPLFGYSVISQPPASWGGWSVWLSLLGLGLVCTALAYILYFRLLSAIGPVKSMTVTFLIPPFGVLWGALLLDEPLGMAHLYGGVLIAAALWLVLKPAAQTSVQVPQRR from the coding sequence TTGAACCTCGTCGATCTCCTGCGTCTGCTGTCACTGGCCGCCATCTGGGGGGCGAGCTTTCTGTTCATGCGCATCATCGCCCCTGTCATCGGTACGATCCCCACCGCATTCTTTCGTGTGTCCATCGCCTTCGTCGGGTTGCTGGTGATCCTGGCGCTGATGCGTATCGACTGGAATTTTCGTGGCAAGCTGAAAGTCGTGATGGGCCTGGGCCTGATCAACTCCGGCATCCCGGCCACCTTCTATTCCCTGGCGGCCCAGGTGCTGCCGGCCGGTTATTCGGCGATCTTCAACGCCACGACACCGCTGATGGGGGTGCTGATCGGCGGACTGTTCTTCAGCGAGCAACTCACCGTGGCGAAAGTCAGTGGCGTGTTCCTCGGCCTGTTGGGCGTCGGCATCCTGACCGGCGCCGGTCCGGTGGCCTTCGACCTGCAATTGCTGATGGGCGCCCTCGCCTGCCTGATGGCGACCACCTGCTATGGCTTCGCCGGTTTCCTCACCCGGCGCTGGCTCGATCATCAAGGCGGGCTGGACAGCCGACTCTCGGCGCTGGGCAGCATGTTCGGCGCCACGGTGTTCCTGCTGCCGCTGTTCGGCTACAGCGTCATCAGCCAGCCACCGGCCAGCTGGGGCGGCTGGAGCGTCTGGCTGTCGCTGCTGGGACTGGGCCTGGTGTGTACCGCCCTGGCGTACATCCTCTACTTCCGCTTGCTCAGCGCCATCGGTCCGGTCAAATCCATGACCGTCACGTTCCTGATCCCGCCGTTCGGCGTGCTGTGGGGGGCGCTGCTGCTGGATGAGCCGTTGGGCATGGCACACCTGTATGGCGGGGTGTTGATTGCGGCGGCGTTGTGGCTGGTGTTGAAACCGGCGGCCCAGACGTCCGTTCAGGTGCCTCAGCGTCGCTGA
- a CDS encoding RNA polymerase sigma factor gives MTAIDDTQLLQRLLAGEQQAYKELVGTYQGPMRAVAYAIVGSRHADEVVQDAWLSVVRNLSGFQGRSSLKTWLLTITANTAKGRYKQNRREVLLDDLPSPHGTVGDDRFAADGHWLLAPFAWHQDSPEALLTEGELRDCLEHTLLSLSQLQGSVLDLRERQGLELQEICNLLDLTLSNVRVLLHRARLKVFATVEHFEETGEC, from the coding sequence ATGACGGCCATCGATGACACCCAGCTGCTCCAGCGCCTGCTGGCGGGCGAGCAGCAGGCCTACAAGGAATTGGTCGGCACCTATCAGGGGCCGATGCGCGCCGTGGCCTATGCCATCGTCGGCAGCCGTCATGCCGATGAAGTGGTACAGGACGCCTGGCTGTCGGTGGTGCGAAATCTCAGCGGGTTCCAGGGGCGCTCCAGTCTCAAGACCTGGCTGTTGACCATCACCGCCAACACAGCCAAAGGGCGCTACAAGCAGAATCGTCGCGAGGTGCTGCTCGATGACCTGCCGTCGCCTCACGGCACCGTGGGGGATGATCGTTTCGCCGCCGATGGCCATTGGCTGCTGGCGCCGTTCGCCTGGCATCAGGACTCGCCCGAGGCCTTGCTTACCGAAGGCGAGTTACGTGATTGCCTCGAACACACGCTGCTCAGCCTGTCGCAACTGCAGGGCAGCGTATTGGACCTGCGGGAGCGGCAGGGGCTGGAGTTGCAGGAAATCTGTAATCTTCTGGACCTGACGCTCTCCAATGTACGGGTGCTGTTGCATCGCGCACGGCTGAAGGTCTTTGCGACGGTGGAACATTTCGAGGAAACCGGTGAATGCTGA
- a CDS encoding beta-ketoacyl-ACP synthase III, translating to MYNVVISGTGLYTPANSISNEELVQSFNTYVAQFNADNAEAIERGEVEALTESSAAFIEKASGIKSRFVMDKDGILDPQRMTPRLPERSNEEWSVLCEMAVGAARQALERAGRTAADIDGVIVACSNLQRPYPAIAIEVQEALGIEGFGFDMNVACSSATFGIQAAANSVQLGQARAILMVNPEVCTGHLNFRDRDSHFIFGDAATAVIIERADLATSPYQFDVVSTKLLTKFSNNIRNNFGFLNRAAEEGIGTRDKLFVQEGRKVFRDVCPMVAELIGAHLEENQLNVGEVKRFWLHQANLSMNQLIVRKLLGREATEAEAPVILDTYANTSSAGSVISFHKYQDDLPSGSVAVLSSFGAGYSIGSVILRKR from the coding sequence ATGTATAACGTCGTCATCAGTGGCACCGGCCTGTACACCCCGGCCAACAGCATTTCCAATGAAGAGCTGGTGCAATCTTTCAACACCTACGTCGCGCAGTTCAATGCCGACAATGCCGAGGCCATCGAGCGGGGTGAAGTGGAGGCATTGACCGAATCCAGCGCAGCGTTCATCGAAAAGGCTTCCGGTATCAAGAGCCGCTTTGTCATGGACAAGGACGGCATCCTCGACCCGCAACGCATGACCCCGCGCCTGCCCGAGCGCTCCAACGAAGAGTGGTCGGTGCTGTGCGAAATGGCCGTCGGTGCCGCCCGTCAGGCCCTGGAACGCGCCGGCCGCACGGCCGCCGACATCGACGGGGTGATCGTCGCCTGTTCCAACCTGCAGCGCCCATACCCGGCCATCGCCATCGAGGTCCAGGAAGCCCTGGGGATCGAGGGCTTCGGCTTCGACATGAACGTGGCCTGTTCCTCGGCCACATTCGGCATCCAGGCGGCAGCCAACAGCGTGCAACTGGGCCAGGCCCGGGCCATCCTCATGGTCAACCCCGAGGTGTGCACCGGCCACCTGAACTTTCGCGACCGCGACAGCCACTTCATTTTCGGTGACGCCGCCACCGCGGTGATCATCGAGCGGGCGGACCTGGCGACGTCGCCGTACCAGTTCGATGTGGTCAGCACCAAGCTGCTCACCAAGTTCTCCAATAACATCCGCAACAATTTCGGCTTCCTCAACCGTGCGGCAGAAGAGGGCATCGGCACCCGGGACAAGCTGTTCGTCCAGGAAGGTCGCAAGGTCTTCCGTGACGTCTGCCCGATGGTGGCCGAGCTGATCGGGGCTCACTTGGAAGAAAACCAGCTGAACGTCGGCGAAGTGAAGCGTTTCTGGCTGCATCAGGCCAACCTGAGCATGAACCAGCTGATCGTGCGCAAGCTGCTGGGGCGCGAGGCCACCGAGGCGGAAGCACCGGTGATTCTCGATACCTACGCCAACACCAGCTCGGCCGGTTCGGTGATTTCGTTCCACAAGTATCAGGACGACCTGCCCAGCGGCTCGGTCGCGGTGCTCAGCTCGTTCGGCGCCGGCTATTCGATCGGCAGCGTGATCCTGCGCAAGCGTTGA
- the aceK gene encoding bifunctional isocitrate dehydrogenase kinase/phosphatase — MPQPWPAIDIARSILEGFDDYREHFRQITDGARARFEQARWQEAQAASAARINLYEEKVFETVTRLRQAFDAEALMDVSCWPLVKSAYISLIDLRFDDELSETWYNSIFCGLFSHDLISDGTMFIHTTRPSLRRARAAQTRTYKPQGQLDRMLASIFADYRFSEDYADLPGDLQRLEAQLRENLPDWVCKDPELTVELFSSVLYRNKGAYLVGRIFTRDDQWPLVIPLLHREGRGIQIDALITDEAQVSIIFSFTRSYFMVDVPVPAEFIGFLKRILPGKHIAELYTSIGFYKHGKSEFYRALINHLANTDDRFIMAPGVRGMVMSVFTLPGFNTVFKIIKDRFSPSKNVDRATVIEKYRLVKSVDRVGRMADTQEFADFRFPLSKFEPACLEELLDVAPSTVSVEGDTVLIRHCWTERRMTPLNLYLENASEAQVREALEDYGLAIKQLAAANIFPGDMLLKNFGVTRHGRVVFYDYDEICFLTEANFRHIPQPRTPEDEMASEPWYSIGPLDVFPEEFPPFLFADAGQRKLFDQMHGELYNADYWKGLQEAIRAGKVIDVFPYRRKDLDNE; from the coding sequence ATGCCGCAACCATGGCCCGCCATCGATATCGCCCGTTCGATCCTCGAAGGCTTCGACGATTATCGGGAGCATTTCCGGCAGATCACCGACGGCGCCCGTGCCCGGTTCGAGCAGGCCCGGTGGCAGGAGGCACAGGCGGCGTCAGCGGCACGAATCAACCTGTACGAAGAAAAAGTCTTCGAAACCGTGACCCGCCTGCGCCAGGCGTTCGATGCCGAAGCGCTGATGGACGTCAGTTGCTGGCCGCTGGTGAAAAGCGCCTACATCAGCCTGATCGACCTGCGCTTCGACGACGAGCTGTCGGAGACCTGGTACAACTCGATCTTCTGCGGCCTGTTCAGCCACGACCTGATCAGCGACGGCACCATGTTCATCCACACCACCCGGCCCAGCCTGCGCCGGGCCCGCGCTGCCCAGACCCGCACCTACAAGCCCCAGGGCCAACTGGACCGGATGCTGGCGAGCATCTTCGCCGATTACCGTTTCAGCGAGGACTACGCCGATCTGCCGGGTGACTTGCAGCGCCTGGAGGCCCAGCTACGAGAGAACCTGCCGGACTGGGTCTGCAAGGACCCGGAACTGACAGTGGAACTGTTTTCCTCGGTGCTCTATCGCAACAAGGGCGCCTACCTGGTGGGCCGGATCTTCACCCGCGATGACCAATGGCCCCTGGTGATTCCGTTGCTGCACCGCGAGGGCCGGGGCATCCAGATCGACGCCTTGATCACCGACGAGGCACAGGTGTCGATCATCTTTTCGTTCACCCGGTCGTACTTCATGGTGGATGTGCCGGTGCCGGCGGAATTCATCGGCTTCCTCAAGCGCATCCTGCCGGGCAAGCATATTGCCGAGCTGTACACGTCCATTGGTTTCTACAAGCACGGCAAGTCGGAGTTCTATCGCGCGTTGATCAATCACCTGGCGAACACCGACGACCGCTTCATCATGGCCCCCGGGGTGCGGGGCATGGTCATGAGCGTATTCACCTTGCCGGGCTTCAACACGGTCTTCAAGATCATCAAGGACCGTTTCTCGCCGTCGAAAAACGTCGACCGCGCCACGGTGATCGAGAAGTACCGGTTGGTGAAGAGCGTCGACCGGGTGGGGCGCATGGCCGATACCCAGGAGTTCGCCGATTTCCGCTTTCCGTTGAGCAAGTTCGAGCCGGCCTGCCTGGAGGAGCTGCTGGATGTGGCGCCATCCACGGTGTCGGTCGAGGGCGACACCGTGTTGATCCGCCATTGCTGGACCGAACGGCGCATGACACCGCTCAATCTCTATCTGGAAAATGCCAGCGAAGCCCAGGTGCGCGAAGCCCTGGAGGACTATGGCCTGGCCATCAAGCAACTGGCGGCCGCCAATATCTTTCCCGGCGACATGCTGCTCAAGAATTTCGGCGTGACCCGCCACGGTCGCGTGGTGTTCTATGACTACGATGAAATCTGTTTCCTGACCGAAGCCAACTTCCGCCACATCCCCCAGCCTCGCACGCCGGAAGACGAAATGGCTTCCGAGCCCTGGTATTCCATCGGGCCGCTGGATGTCTTCCCCGAGGAATTCCCGCCCTTCCTGTTCGCCGACGCCGGGCAACGCAAACTGTTCGACCAGATGCATGGCGAGCTGTACAACGCCGACTATTGGAAAGGCCTGCAAGAGGCGATCCGGGCAGGGAAGGTGATCGATGTGTTCCCGTATCGGCGCAAGGACCTGGACAACGAGTAA
- a CDS encoding anti-sigma factor family protein, which produces MLTCKEQVARSSDYLDGQLTFRERLMVRHHLMFCPNCRRFIRQMRLMQATLKRLPQPPIPDLDHLAEKLAAERRRNIR; this is translated from the coding sequence ATGCTGACCTGCAAGGAACAAGTAGCGCGCTCCAGCGATTACCTCGATGGTCAATTGACCTTTCGTGAGCGCCTGATGGTGCGCCATCACCTGATGTTCTGCCCCAACTGCCGGCGTTTTATCCGCCAGATGCGCCTGATGCAGGCGACGCTCAAGCGTCTTCCCCAACCCCCCATTCCCGATCTGGATCACCTCGCCGAAAAGCTTGCCGCCGAGCGTCGCCGAAACATCCGCTGA
- a CDS encoding OprO/OprP family phosphate-selective porin produces the protein MIRKHFAGFAASALAMAVTAQAFAGTVTTDGADIVVKTKGGLEVATTDKEFSFKLGGRLQADYSQFDGIYTDNGNSADAAYIRRAFLELSGVLYTDWAYTINYDMSHNSGDSDNGYFDEASLAYNGFKPVSIKVGRFDPDFGLEKATSSKWVTAPERNAAYDLIDWTNSHQNGLGLQASSTFADSFYASAGVFSKDTDDTDGDSVKQVNGRFVFAPMHDAGNVLHFGVNVASRDVSDTVFDARYRSRLGMRGVETLGGNDAGPNGNRPVLGGANNSPAGSYDRDTAFGLEAAFAMGPASIQGEYVTRKTKADADGFEDIKGHGFYVQGAYTLTGESRGYKVGKFDSIKPQNKSIGAWELFYRFDSLTVEDDNITTASATREVGDAEAKVHNLGVNWYANEAVKITGAYIKAKTDKVTNANGDDDGDGFVVRAQYVF, from the coding sequence ATGATCCGTAAGCACTTCGCAGGTTTTGCCGCCAGCGCGCTGGCAATGGCAGTAACCGCCCAGGCTTTCGCCGGTACCGTCACCACCGACGGCGCCGATATCGTGGTCAAAACCAAGGGCGGCCTTGAAGTCGCCACCACTGACAAAGAGTTCAGCTTCAAGCTTGGCGGTCGTTTGCAGGCTGACTACAGCCAGTTCGACGGCATCTACACCGACAACGGCAATTCGGCCGATGCCGCCTACATCCGCCGCGCCTTCCTGGAACTGTCCGGCGTGCTGTACACGGATTGGGCCTACACCATCAACTACGACATGTCCCACAACAGCGGCGACTCCGACAACGGCTATTTCGACGAAGCGTCCCTGGCCTACAACGGCTTCAAGCCGGTTTCGATCAAGGTCGGTCGTTTCGACCCCGACTTCGGCCTGGAAAAAGCCACCAGCTCCAAGTGGGTCACCGCACCTGAGCGCAACGCTGCCTACGACCTGATCGACTGGACCAACAGCCACCAGAACGGCCTGGGCCTGCAAGCCTCCAGCACCTTCGCCGATTCGTTCTATGCCTCGGCCGGTGTGTTCAGCAAGGACACCGACGACACCGACGGCGACAGCGTCAAGCAAGTCAACGGCCGTTTCGTGTTCGCGCCGATGCATGACGCCGGCAACGTGCTGCACTTCGGTGTGAACGTGGCTTCCCGTGACGTGTCCGACACCGTGTTCGACGCGCGTTATCGCTCCCGCCTGGGGATGCGTGGCGTGGAAACCCTCGGCGGCAACGATGCCGGTCCGAACGGCAACCGTCCGGTACTGGGCGGTGCCAACAACTCGCCGGCCGGCTCCTACGACCGTGACACCGCGTTCGGCCTGGAAGCCGCCTTCGCCATGGGCCCGGCCTCGATCCAGGGTGAATACGTCACCCGCAAGACCAAGGCTGACGCCGACGGTTTCGAAGACATCAAGGGCCACGGTTTCTACGTGCAGGGCGCCTACACCCTCACCGGTGAGTCCCGTGGCTACAAGGTCGGCAAATTCGATTCGATCAAGCCTCAGAACAAGTCCATCGGTGCCTGGGAACTGTTCTATCGCTTCGACAGCCTGACCGTCGAGGACGACAACATCACCACGGCCTCGGCCACCCGTGAAGTGGGCGATGCCGAAGCCAAGGTGCACAACCTGGGTGTGAACTGGTACGCCAACGAAGCCGTGAAAATCACCGGTGCCTACATCAAGGCCAAGACCGACAAGGTCACCAACGCCAATGGCGATGACGACGGTGACGGCTTCGTGGTCCGTGCCCAGTACGTGTTCTGA
- the hrpA gene encoding ATP-dependent RNA helicase HrpA, whose translation MTDQAPAIDKLLKNLDHAMLADRHRLRRQLLELRKKPDEAKLAQWVTRMQASCDQVLARKASLPVIRYDDSLPIAAKRDEIKDALRKHQVLIIAGETGSGKTTQLPKICLEIGRGQHGLIGHTQPRRIAARSVASRVAEELGTPLGALVGYQVRFEDQSDANTLVKLMTDGILLAETQNDRYLERYDTIIVDEAHERSLNIDFLLGYLKTLLPRRPDLKVIITSATIDLERFSRHFDNAPIVEVSGRTFPVETWYRPLTLEQDEEGNRVEDDLTVDQAILATLDEIAAHERSERRSPGDVLVFLPGEREIRDAAEMLRKAQLKHTEILPLYARLSPAEQQRIFQSHPGRRVVLATNVAETSLTVPGIRYVIDSGTARISRYSYRAKVQRLPIEAISQASANQRKGRCGRVEPGICVRLYSEEDFLGRPEFTDPEILRTNLAAVILQMLHLRLGEITDFPFIEPPDGKAISDGFNLLQELSAVDRNGQLTALGRQLARLPVDPRMGRMLLEAAKLGSLQEVLIVASAMSIQDPRERPPERQQAADQAHAQWKDPDSDFAGLVNLWRGFEEQRQALTASPLRNWCRKNFLNYLRLREWRDSHRQLSLICRDMQLSLNKDPADYPKLHKAVLSGLLSQIGQKTEDGDYLGARQRRFWVHPSSGLGKKRPQWLMTAELVETTKLYARMVARIEPDWIEPLAGHLIKKNHFEPHWEKKRGQVVAYEQITLFGLIVVGRRPVHYGPVDPVVSRELFIREALVRGEIQSRAKCLGANTRLLEQLDELEAKARRRDILADEETLFAFYDARLPAETHQTATFDSWYRINSQKDPQLLIMREEDVLAREASEVTAAHFPDTLRVGDLTLPLSYHFEPNHPRDGVTLRVPAPLLPMLPPERLEWLVPGMLEAKCIALVRNLPKALRKNFVPVPDFVKAALQRITFAEGSLPQALGRELLRMTGARVSDEAWTEAAQQVESHLRMNLEIVDGQGKFLGEGRDLAELTARFAEASQAALAVPQTAKSQAPVQAKVFAPVAEKTQQQIAGLSMTVYPALVEEGGVVKEGRFPTPAEAEFQHRRALQRLLMQQLAETAKFLRGKLPGLTELGLLYRELGRIDSLVEDILLASLDSCILEGEANLPRDGAALASLAERKRGGWTEHAERLAKLTLDILKLWHGLQKRFKGKIDLAQAVALNDIKQQISHLVYPGFVRETPHQWLKELPRYLRAVEQRFEKLGSQVQKDRVWSGELSNLWAQYQARAAKHAQEGKRDPQLEVYRWWLEEYRVSLFAQQLGTKVPISDKRLGKQWSVVEG comes from the coding sequence ATGACTGACCAAGCCCCCGCTATCGACAAACTGCTGAAGAACCTCGACCACGCCATGCTCGCCGACCGTCACCGGTTGCGGCGTCAGTTGCTCGAGCTGCGCAAGAAACCCGACGAGGCGAAACTGGCCCAGTGGGTGACGCGGATGCAGGCGTCGTGCGACCAGGTGCTGGCGCGCAAGGCCAGCCTGCCGGTGATCCGTTATGACGACAGTCTGCCGATCGCCGCCAAGCGCGATGAAATCAAGGACGCGTTGCGAAAACACCAGGTGCTGATCATCGCCGGCGAAACCGGCTCGGGCAAAACCACGCAGTTGCCCAAGATCTGCCTGGAAATCGGTCGCGGCCAGCATGGCCTGATCGGCCACACCCAGCCACGGCGGATCGCCGCCCGCAGCGTGGCCAGCCGCGTGGCCGAGGAACTGGGGACGCCGCTGGGAGCGTTGGTGGGGTATCAGGTGCGGTTCGAAGACCAGAGCGATGCCAACACACTGGTCAAACTGATGACCGACGGCATCCTGCTGGCCGAAACCCAGAACGACCGTTACCTCGAGCGCTACGACACGATCATCGTCGACGAAGCCCACGAGCGCAGCCTGAACATCGATTTCCTGCTCGGCTACCTGAAGACCCTCTTGCCCCGTCGTCCCGACCTCAAGGTCATCATCACTTCGGCCACCATCGACCTGGAGCGCTTCTCCAGGCATTTCGACAACGCTCCGATCGTGGAAGTCTCGGGCCGTACCTTCCCGGTGGAAACCTGGTATCGGCCCCTGACCCTGGAGCAGGACGAGGAAGGCAACCGGGTCGAGGACGACCTGACCGTCGACCAGGCCATCCTGGCCACGCTGGATGAAATCGCCGCCCATGAGCGCAGCGAACGCCGCAGCCCTGGGGATGTGCTGGTCTTCCTGCCGGGCGAGCGGGAAATTCGCGACGCGGCCGAGATGCTGCGCAAGGCCCAGCTCAAGCACACCGAGATCCTGCCGCTCTATGCCCGCTTGTCGCCGGCCGAACAGCAGCGGATCTTCCAGTCCCACCCGGGCCGGCGCGTGGTGCTGGCGACCAACGTCGCCGAGACCTCGCTGACCGTGCCGGGCATCCGCTACGTGATCGACAGCGGCACCGCGCGCATCAGCCGCTACAGCTATCGGGCCAAGGTCCAGCGCCTGCCCATCGAGGCCATTTCCCAGGCCAGCGCCAACCAGCGCAAGGGGCGCTGCGGGCGGGTCGAGCCGGGGATCTGCGTGCGGTTGTACAGCGAGGAGGATTTTCTCGGGCGGCCGGAGTTCACCGACCCGGAGATCCTGCGCACCAACCTGGCGGCGGTGATCCTGCAGATGCTGCACCTGCGCCTGGGTGAAATCACCGATTTTCCGTTCATCGAGCCGCCGGACGGCAAGGCCATCAGCGACGGTTTCAACCTGCTGCAAGAGTTGTCGGCGGTGGACCGCAACGGCCAATTGACCGCACTGGGTCGTCAGCTGGCGCGCCTGCCAGTAGACCCGCGTATGGGCCGCATGTTGCTGGAGGCGGCGAAGCTGGGCAGCCTGCAGGAAGTGCTGATCGTCGCCAGCGCCATGTCGATCCAGGATCCGCGGGAGCGTCCGCCCGAGCGCCAGCAGGCGGCCGATCAGGCCCACGCCCAGTGGAAGGATCCGGATTCGGATTTCGCCGGGCTGGTCAATCTGTGGCGTGGTTTCGAAGAACAGCGCCAGGCCCTGACCGCCAGCCCGTTGCGCAACTGGTGCCGGAAGAACTTCCTCAATTACCTGCGTCTGCGAGAGTGGCGCGATTCCCACCGCCAGTTGAGCCTGATCTGCCGCGACATGCAGCTGAGCCTCAACAAGGACCCGGCGGATTACCCGAAACTGCACAAGGCGGTGCTCTCGGGCCTGCTCAGCCAGATCGGCCAGAAAACCGAGGACGGTGACTACCTTGGCGCCCGTCAGCGAAGGTTCTGGGTGCATCCGTCATCGGGCCTGGGCAAGAAGCGTCCGCAGTGGCTGATGACCGCCGAACTGGTGGAAACCACCAAGCTGTACGCGCGCATGGTGGCCAGGATCGAGCCGGACTGGATCGAACCCCTGGCCGGGCACCTGATCAAGAAGAACCACTTCGAGCCCCATTGGGAGAAGAAACGTGGGCAGGTGGTGGCCTATGAGCAGATCACTCTGTTCGGGTTGATCGTGGTCGGGCGTCGGCCAGTGCACTACGGCCCGGTGGACCCGGTGGTGTCCCGGGAACTGTTCATTCGCGAGGCCCTGGTGCGCGGCGAGATCCAGTCCAGGGCCAAATGCCTGGGGGCCAATACCCGCTTGCTGGAGCAGCTCGACGAACTGGAGGCCAAGGCCCGCCGGCGGGACATCCTGGCGGATGAGGAAACCCTGTTCGCGTTCTACGACGCGCGGCTGCCCGCCGAGACCCACCAGACGGCGACCTTCGACAGCTGGTACCGGATCAACAGCCAGAAAGACCCGCAGTTGCTGATCATGCGTGAAGAGGACGTGCTGGCGCGCGAGGCCAGTGAGGTCACTGCCGCGCATTTCCCCGACACATTGCGTGTCGGCGACCTGACCTTGCCGTTGAGCTATCACTTCGAGCCCAATCATCCGCGCGACGGCGTGACGCTGCGCGTACCGGCGCCGCTGCTGCCCATGTTGCCGCCGGAGCGCCTGGAATGGCTGGTGCCCGGCATGCTCGAGGCCAAGTGCATCGCCCTGGTGCGCAACCTGCCCAAGGCCTTGCGCAAGAACTTCGTACCGGTGCCGGACTTCGTCAAGGCCGCGCTGCAACGCATCACGTTCGCCGAAGGTTCGCTGCCTCAAGCGCTGGGCCGTGAACTGCTGCGCATGACCGGTGCGCGGGTCAGCGACGAAGCCTGGACGGAAGCCGCGCAGCAGGTGGAAAGCCACCTGCGCATGAACCTGGAAATCGTCGATGGCCAGGGCAAGTTCCTGGGCGAAGGCCGTGACCTGGCCGAGCTGACGGCGCGATTTGCCGAAGCCAGCCAGGCGGCCCTGGCCGTGCCCCAGACGGCGAAAAGCCAGGCGCCGGTGCAAGCCAAGGTGTTCGCGCCAGTGGCCGAGAAAACCCAGCAGCAGATCGCCGGGTTGTCGATGACGGTCTACCCGGCTTTGGTGGAAGAGGGAGGCGTGGTCAAGGAAGGTCGTTTCCCGACCCCCGCCGAAGCCGAATTCCAGCATCGCCGCGCCCTGCAACGGCTGCTGATGCAGCAACTGGCCGAGACGGCGAAGTTCCTGCGAGGCAAGTTGCCGGGCCTGACGGAGCTGGGCCTGCTGTATCGCGAGCTGGGCCGTATCGATAGCCTGGTGGAAGACATCCTGCTGGCCAGCCTCGACAGCTGCATACTGGAAGGCGAAGCGAACCTGCCCCGCGACGGCGCCGCGCTGGCTTCCCTGGCCGAGCGCAAGCGCGGCGGCTGGACCGAGCACGCCGAACGCCTGGCGAAGCTGACCCTGGACATCCTCAAGCTCTGGCACGGTCTTCAAAAGCGCTTCAAGGGCAAGATCGACCTGGCCCAGGCCGTGGCCCTGAACGACATCAAGCAGCAAATCAGTCATCTGGTGTACCCCGGTTTCGTGCGCGAAACCCCGCACCAGTGGCTCAAGGAGTTGCCGCGCTACCTCAGGGCCGTCGAGCAGCGCTTCGAAAAGCTGGGCAGCCAGGTGCAGAAGGATCGGGTCTGGAGCGGCGAGTTGTCGAACCTCTGGGCGCAGTACCAGGCCCGTGCCGCCAAGCACGCCCAGGAAGGCAAGCGCGATCCGCAGCTGGAGGTGTATCGCTGGTGGCTGGAGGAGTACCGGGTATCGCTGTTCGCACAGCAACTGGGAACCAAGGTGCCGATTTCCGATAAGCGCCTGGGCAAGCAGTGGAGCGTGGTAGAGGGCTGA
- a CDS encoding DMT family transporter, which yields MFFLSRNALLAAASTSLFVLLWSSGAIFSKLGLAHASPFAFLLIRFAIALCALVVLIPVLKFKLPKAGQPMLYATATGLVLLGAYQIFYLLALQMNVTPGVMATLMGVQPILTVVLMERQRSWQRMFGLMLGLAGLVMVVYQGIGLAGMSLAGMLCGLLALLSMTAGSIMQKRITDNPLGTLPVQYLAGLVLCAVFVPFQPFHFEHNAGFIVPVLWMALVVSVLATLLLYRLIARGNLVNVTSLFYLVPAVTAIMDYLVFGNRLALLSVLGMVLIIIGLAFVFRKSR from the coding sequence ATGTTTTTCCTTTCCAGAAACGCCTTATTGGCGGCGGCTTCCACGAGCCTGTTCGTCCTGCTGTGGAGCAGCGGGGCGATCTTTTCCAAACTGGGCCTGGCCCATGCTTCGCCCTTCGCGTTCCTGCTGATCCGCTTTGCCATCGCCCTGTGCGCCTTGGTGGTCTTGATCCCGGTGTTAAAGTTCAAGTTGCCCAAGGCGGGCCAACCGATGTTGTACGCAACGGCCACCGGGCTCGTGCTGTTGGGCGCCTATCAGATTTTCTATCTGTTGGCGCTGCAGATGAACGTCACGCCCGGGGTGATGGCGACGCTGATGGGTGTGCAGCCGATCCTTACCGTGGTGCTCATGGAGCGCCAGCGCTCCTGGCAGCGGATGTTCGGCCTGATGCTGGGGTTGGCCGGGCTGGTCATGGTGGTGTACCAGGGCATCGGCCTGGCCGGTATGTCCCTGGCCGGGATGCTGTGCGGGCTGCTGGCGCTGTTGAGCATGACGGCCGGCTCGATCATGCAGAAACGCATCACCGACAATCCCTTGGGCACGCTGCCTGTCCAGTACCTGGCCGGGCTTGTCCTGTGTGCGGTGTTCGTGCCGTTCCAGCCGTTTCACTTCGAGCACAACGCGGGTTTCATCGTGCCGGTGTTGTGGATGGCGCTGGTGGTCTCGGTACTGGCGACGTTGTTGCTGTACCGCTTGATCGCACGGGGCAACCTGGTGAATGTCACCAGCCTGTTCTACCTGGTGCCGGCGGTGACGGCCATCATGGATTACCTGGTATTCGGCAACCGGCTGGCGTTGTTGAGCGTGCTGGGGATGGTGCTGATTATCATCGGGCTGGCGTTCGTGTTTCGTAAAAGCCGCTGA